The following proteins are co-located in the Pedobacter sp. FW305-3-2-15-E-R2A2 genome:
- a CDS encoding response regulator, whose amino-acid sequence MSNLISNALKFTKSGGKIDIIFNVIKGNDLEQHYKLTDSTQTLDYIHLIVKDTGIGIPEDKLEKVFERYYQIDEGNGGNYNWGTGIGLYYAQCLVSLHHGAIKAENNPEGGTIFSFILPVNDQAYLPTERSNRTMEKEGEFKEIQLTESENNENSIQKTLLIVDDDPEIVHYIKTLLSPYYRILCRFDARSAFESIREEAPDLVLSDVVMPGINGYEFCQMIKQDIQLSHIPVILVTSKATVEEQIGGLNIGADAYVTKPFDPQYLLAIINSQLKNRENIRQLLGQTTQTPDIEQNLLSAQDSAFMTNLYRLMENELSNTELNITRMTEVLHISRTKFYYKVKGLTGENPNVFFKIYKLNRAVELLKLGKYNISEIADLTGFSTLAHFSTSFKKHFGTSPSEYYHGKERKAFRNH is encoded by the coding sequence ATGTCCAATCTAATTTCTAATGCACTAAAATTCACAAAATCAGGAGGAAAAATAGACATTATATTTAATGTTATTAAAGGAAATGATCTTGAACAGCATTATAAATTAACTGATTCAACACAAACCCTGGACTATATCCACCTCATTGTAAAAGATACCGGCATAGGGATTCCAGAAGATAAATTAGAGAAGGTCTTTGAACGCTATTATCAGATAGATGAAGGAAATGGGGGAAACTACAATTGGGGTACGGGCATCGGTCTTTATTATGCCCAATGTCTTGTTAGCTTGCACCATGGTGCTATCAAGGCTGAGAATAATCCGGAGGGTGGAACAATATTTTCATTTATCCTACCAGTAAATGACCAGGCATACCTTCCAACAGAGCGTAGTAACAGAACTATGGAGAAAGAAGGTGAATTCAAGGAAATTCAATTAACGGAATCAGAAAATAATGAAAATTCAATTCAAAAAACGCTTTTAATAGTTGATGATGACCCGGAAATTGTTCATTATATCAAAACATTGCTATCTCCCTATTATAGAATTCTGTGTAGATTTGATGCCAGAAGTGCTTTTGAAAGTATTAGAGAAGAGGCTCCAGATCTGGTACTGAGTGATGTGGTCATGCCAGGCATAAACGGATATGAATTTTGTCAGATGATCAAACAGGACATTCAATTATCCCATATCCCGGTTATTCTGGTCACCTCAAAAGCGACGGTTGAGGAACAAATTGGTGGCCTGAATATTGGCGCAGACGCTTACGTTACAAAACCATTTGATCCTCAATATTTATTAGCAATCATCAATTCTCAGTTGAAAAATCGTGAGAACATTCGTCAGCTATTGGGGCAAACCACGCAAACTCCAGATATTGAACAAAATCTACTTTCAGCTCAAGACAGTGCATTCATGACAAACTTATACCGTTTAATGGAGAATGAATTATCAAATACGGAGTTAAATATCACCAGGATGACCGAGGTATTGCATATATCAAGAACCAAGTTTTATTACAAGGTAAAGGGGCTTACAGGTGAAAATCCGAATGTATTTTTCAAAATATATAAACTCAACAGAGCCGTTGAACTCTTAAAGCTAGGTAAATACAATATTTCGGAAATAGCAGATCTAACTGGTTTTAGTACACTCGCTCATTTCTCCACCAGTTTTAAAAAACACTTTGGTACATCTCCTTCTGAATACTATCATGGAAAAGAGCGAAAGGCGTTCAGAAACCACTAA
- a CDS encoding AI-2E family transporter, whose protein sequence is MKEMPLTVKRSIELLGIVLVGALMVIGKDIIMPVIMAFFISIVLLPIFRFLRKYKFPEIAAIILPILLVVIFVGAIVWFFSAQIGVLAADFPQIKSNVNSHLKSLSEWFSTISHVSTTEQMKFITEKSDDLLGMAGKAASGAAVTLSSIFVFVGLLPIYIYLMLFYKDILLRFIFMWFKPDHHPKVKEAIYETEAIIKNYLIGLLIQVTYMTILLGGILLLIGIKHALLIGVIFAILNLIPYVGALIGNIIGVLLTLTSSTELWPVITVLGVIAVVQFLDNNILMPKIVGSKVKINALFAILGVIIGGSIAGVSGMFLSMPIIAVLKVIFDRTETFRQWGVLLGDERPAKSPMTFAAFRKKKPVPTDPGVSK, encoded by the coding sequence ATGAAAGAAATGCCCCTAACCGTAAAAAGATCCATTGAACTTCTCGGAATCGTCCTCGTTGGCGCGCTGATGGTTATTGGAAAAGACATCATCATGCCCGTAATCATGGCATTTTTCATCAGCATTGTGCTTCTTCCTATATTTCGCTTTTTAAGGAAATACAAGTTTCCGGAAATTGCCGCAATTATCCTGCCCATCCTCCTTGTCGTGATTTTTGTAGGTGCCATTGTATGGTTCTTCTCCGCGCAAATCGGTGTTTTGGCGGCAGATTTTCCTCAGATCAAAAGCAATGTAAATTCGCACCTGAAATCACTCAGCGAGTGGTTCAGTACCATCAGTCACGTTTCTACCACTGAACAGATGAAATTCATTACCGAAAAGAGTGATGACCTGTTGGGAATGGCTGGAAAAGCGGCAAGTGGTGCGGCAGTAACACTGAGCTCCATTTTTGTATTTGTGGGATTACTTCCCATATATATCTACCTGATGTTGTTTTACAAAGACATTTTACTGCGTTTCATTTTCATGTGGTTTAAACCTGATCACCATCCAAAGGTAAAAGAAGCCATTTACGAGACAGAGGCCATCATCAAAAACTACCTGATAGGATTGTTGATTCAGGTGACCTATATGACCATCTTATTGGGAGGGATCTTATTGCTGATCGGCATCAAACACGCCTTGTTGATCGGTGTGATTTTCGCGATCTTAAACCTGATCCCTTATGTAGGTGCTTTAATCGGAAACATCATCGGTGTATTGCTTACCCTAACCTCCTCTACGGAATTATGGCCGGTAATTACGGTACTAGGAGTAATTGCAGTCGTACAATTTCTGGACAACAATATCCTGATGCCAAAAATTGTAGGCTCCAAAGTGAAGATCAATGCCCTCTTTGCGATTCTCGGGGTAATTATCGGAGGAAGTATTGCCGGTGTTTCCGGAATGTTTCTCTCCATGCCAATCATTGCGGTACTGAAAGTAATCTTCGATAGAACAGAGACATTCAGGCAATGGGGCGTGTTATTGGGTGATGAAAGACCTGCCAAAAGCCCGATGACTTTTGCAGCTTTCAGAAAGAAAAAACCGGTACCCACAGACCCCGGTGTAAGTAAATAA
- the mnmE gene encoding tRNA uridine-5-carboxymethylaminomethyl(34) synthesis GTPase MnmE: MISNETIVALSTPPGIGAIGVIRLSGKDAITITNSVFSGKDLLKQDSHTLHFGLIKDGDMVIDEVVVSLFVAPKSYTKENVVEISCHGSNYIIQQIISLLIRRGASAAKPGEFTLRAFLNGGLDLSQAEAVADLISSDSQAAHSVAMNQLRGGFSTELNLLREQLIHFASMIELELDFSEEDVEFANRDQLQDLINKITLVINKLIRSFELGNVIKEGINTVIAGRPNAGKSTLLNALLNEDRAIVSEIAGTTRDTIEEVLNINGINFRLIDTAGIREATDTIEAIGVEKTMQKISQSAVLVYLFDVLNLSASEIKEDIASLHKPGVSFVAVANKMDLSYNDRLKELNLPADINFISISAKENQGIEELKELIYNTAVGDKLSANHTMVTNIRHVEALQKTQVALSSVANGLLNPVTSDFLAMDIKQALYYLGEITGQVTTDDLLENIFSKFCIGK; this comes from the coding sequence ATGATCAGTAACGAAACCATAGTTGCCTTATCTACACCTCCAGGAATCGGGGCTATAGGTGTGATCCGCCTTTCGGGTAAGGACGCAATCACTATCACAAATTCAGTTTTTAGTGGAAAAGACCTGCTGAAGCAGGATTCTCATACACTACATTTTGGGTTGATAAAGGATGGAGATATGGTGATTGATGAGGTGGTGGTGAGTTTGTTTGTCGCCCCGAAATCTTATACGAAAGAGAATGTGGTAGAGATTTCCTGTCATGGGTCGAATTACATCATTCAACAGATCATTTCTTTATTGATCAGAAGAGGAGCATCGGCGGCTAAGCCAGGGGAATTTACTTTAAGGGCATTTTTAAATGGTGGATTAGACCTTTCCCAGGCAGAAGCAGTTGCAGATTTGATTTCCTCGGATTCCCAGGCAGCGCATAGCGTAGCGATGAACCAGTTAAGAGGAGGTTTTAGTACCGAGCTTAATTTGCTAAGGGAGCAATTGATTCATTTTGCTTCCATGATAGAACTGGAGCTTGATTTTTCTGAAGAGGATGTGGAGTTTGCAAACAGAGACCAGTTACAGGATCTGATCAATAAGATCACTTTGGTGATCAATAAACTGATCCGTTCGTTTGAATTGGGGAACGTGATTAAGGAAGGAATCAATACGGTAATTGCGGGTAGACCAAATGCCGGTAAATCAACGTTGTTAAATGCGCTGTTAAATGAAGACCGGGCAATTGTGAGTGAGATTGCGGGGACAACAAGGGATACGATTGAAGAGGTTTTAAATATCAATGGGATTAACTTCAGGTTGATCGATACAGCGGGAATCAGAGAGGCTACAGATACGATTGAGGCGATAGGAGTGGAGAAGACGATGCAGAAGATTAGTCAGTCTGCGGTATTGGTGTATTTGTTTGATGTACTGAACCTTTCTGCTTCAGAGATTAAAGAGGATATCGCAAGTTTGCATAAGCCTGGCGTATCTTTTGTTGCGGTAGCGAATAAAATGGACCTTTCTTATAATGACAGGCTTAAAGAATTAAATCTCCCTGCTGATATCAATTTTATTTCGATCTCTGCAAAAGAGAATCAGGGGATTGAGGAATTGAAGGAATTGATTTATAATACGGCAGTAGGTGATAAGTTATCAGCGAATCATACAATGGTAACGAACATCAGACACGTGGAGGCCTTGCAGAAAACGCAGGTGGCATTGAGCAGTGTGGCGAACGGATTGTTGAATCCGGTAACTTCGGATTTTCTGGCCATGGATATCAAGCAGGCGCTTTATTACCTAGGAGAGATCACAGGCCAGGTGACAACTGATGATTTGCTAGAGAATATTTTTAGTAAGTTCTGTATCGGTAAATAA
- the argS gene encoding arginine--tRNA ligase, giving the protein MNIEQHITTATIAAVKHLYDQEIPEKQVSLQDTRVEFEGQITIVVFPVVRFSKKSPEVTATELGEYLVEHIEEVTAFNVVKGFLNLTVADSYWLNLFNQDLLSPDFGAVPANGKKVMVEYSSPNTNKPLHLGHVRNNLLGYSVAELLKASGHEVYKVNLVNDRGIHICKSMLAWQKWGNGETPESSLLKGDHLVGKYYVIFDKEYKKEIEALKAEGQTEEEAKKNAPLIKEAQKMLLDWENGDEAVMSLWKTMNGWVYDGFAVTYKTMGVDFDKYYYESNTYLLGKGTVEEGLEKGVFFKKPDGSVWIDLTADGLDQKLVLRADGTSVYITQDLGTAQMKHDDFQMDDSLYVVGNEQDYHFKVLFLILEKLGKTWAKGLHHLSYGMVDLPSGKMKSREGTVVDADDLMAEMVETAKQKTEALGKVNDFSEEEKENLYQNIGLGALKYFLLKVEPKKRLLFDPAESIDFQGNTGPFIQYTHARIKSLLNKAGYDTARGGAEKVMLTATEREMIMLLAKYPAELIAAAKVYSPASLANYLYEVAKLFNKFYHEVPPIVKEEDEELKHHRLNISAVTAGILKSGMRILGITVPERM; this is encoded by the coding sequence ATGAATATCGAACAACATATTACCACTGCAACGATAGCTGCAGTAAAGCATTTATACGATCAGGAGATTCCTGAAAAACAGGTTAGTTTACAAGATACCAGAGTAGAATTTGAAGGACAGATCACGATTGTTGTGTTTCCTGTCGTACGTTTTTCTAAGAAATCACCGGAAGTAACGGCAACTGAGCTTGGCGAATACCTGGTAGAACATATTGAAGAAGTGACTGCATTTAATGTGGTAAAAGGATTCCTGAACTTAACCGTAGCGGATAGCTATTGGTTAAACCTGTTTAACCAGGACCTGCTGAGCCCTGATTTTGGCGCGGTACCGGCCAATGGTAAAAAGGTGATGGTGGAATATTCTTCGCCAAATACCAATAAGCCATTACACCTTGGACACGTAAGGAACAACCTGCTGGGATATTCTGTGGCGGAATTGCTGAAAGCAAGCGGTCATGAAGTGTATAAAGTAAATCTGGTGAACGACAGGGGAATCCATATCTGTAAATCCATGCTGGCATGGCAGAAATGGGGAAATGGCGAAACTCCTGAAAGTTCCTTGTTGAAAGGTGATCACCTGGTAGGAAAATACTATGTCATCTTTGATAAAGAGTACAAAAAAGAAATTGAGGCTTTAAAAGCAGAAGGACAGACAGAAGAGGAAGCGAAAAAGAATGCGCCACTAATCAAAGAAGCGCAGAAAATGTTGCTGGATTGGGAGAATGGAGATGAAGCGGTGATGTCTTTATGGAAAACCATGAATGGTTGGGTATATGACGGCTTTGCCGTGACTTACAAAACCATGGGTGTCGACTTCGATAAATATTATTATGAGAGCAATACTTACCTCTTAGGTAAGGGAACGGTAGAAGAAGGCCTGGAAAAAGGCGTGTTCTTTAAGAAACCGGATGGCTCTGTATGGATTGATTTAACTGCGGATGGTTTAGATCAGAAACTGGTTTTACGAGCGGATGGTACTTCCGTATACATCACTCAGGATCTGGGAACTGCTCAAATGAAACACGATGATTTCCAGATGGATGATTCCTTATATGTGGTTGGAAATGAGCAGGATTATCACTTTAAAGTGTTGTTCCTGATTCTGGAGAAACTGGGTAAAACCTGGGCTAAAGGATTACACCATTTGTCGTACGGCATGGTGGATCTTCCAAGCGGAAAAATGAAATCAAGAGAAGGTACTGTGGTTGATGCCGATGATTTGATGGCAGAAATGGTGGAAACCGCCAAACAGAAAACCGAAGCCTTAGGAAAGGTGAACGACTTCTCTGAAGAAGAAAAAGAAAACTTATACCAGAATATCGGATTGGGAGCGTTAAAATACTTCCTGTTGAAGGTAGAGCCTAAGAAACGCTTGTTATTTGATCCTGCGGAATCTATTGACTTCCAGGGGAACACAGGTCCGTTTATCCAGTATACTCATGCACGTATCAAATCGTTGTTGAATAAGGCAGGATATGATACGGCCAGAGGTGGTGCGGAAAAGGTGATGCTGACAGCTACAGAACGTGAGATGATCATGTTACTGGCAAAATATCCTGCAGAGCTGATTGCTGCTGCAAAGGTGTATAGCCCTGCAAGTCTGGCCAATTATCTGTATGAAGTGGCTAAGCTATTCAACAAGTTCTATCATGAGGTTCCGCCAATTGTGAAGGAAGAAGATGAGGAATTGAAACATCACCGTTTAAACATCAGTGCGGTAACTGCAGGAATTCTTAAATCCGGAATGAGGATTTTAGGAATCACCGTTCCGGAAAGAATGTAA
- a CDS encoding RNA polymerase sigma factor, translated as MGSVIENKVHSLLQSIAEGDEMAFSRFFDLYRPNIYTTVIRITKDEWITEEILQDTFVKIWINRDTLVYIENIENWLHKIARNVTYTALKRSFKEKQNFNRMAQDSISLFYPEAYNDKEEQFQGILEMAIKRLPPKQQETFRLIKQQNFKREQAAAELNVSAETVKWNLDQAMRSVRAYCLANLKDLPLIFIIHFFSKYF; from the coding sequence ATGGGGTCAGTCATTGAAAATAAAGTCCATTCTTTGTTGCAAAGCATTGCTGAAGGCGATGAAATGGCATTTAGTCGTTTTTTTGATCTTTATAGGCCGAACATCTATACCACAGTGATTCGAATTACTAAAGATGAATGGATTACAGAAGAGATATTACAGGATACTTTTGTTAAAATTTGGATCAATAGAGATACTTTAGTATATATCGAGAACATTGAGAACTGGTTGCATAAGATTGCAAGAAATGTCACTTACACTGCACTCAAGAGGTCATTTAAGGAAAAGCAGAACTTCAATCGGATGGCTCAGGACTCTATTTCCCTTTTTTATCCAGAAGCCTATAACGATAAAGAGGAACAGTTTCAGGGAATACTTGAGATGGCAATAAAGCGCTTACCCCCTAAACAACAAGAGACTTTTCGATTAATAAAGCAGCAAAATTTTAAAAGAGAACAAGCTGCAGCCGAGCTCAACGTATCGGCAGAAACTGTAAAATGGAATTTGGATCAGGCGATGAGAAGTGTTCGTGCTTACTGTCTTGCAAATTTAAAAGACCTACCTCTGATTTTTATCATACATTTCTTTTCAAAATATTTCTAA
- a CDS encoding FecR domain-containing protein, producing the protein MENARLAYLLQKAIEDEISDEERMEMLNLMEDPSQEEGVKQLLFDAFQRPKPLEDVSASTRNQILEAVLKSDPGTYRSKVAFPTGVQKWAIAAVIAFISLFAVFFIISRNDQPVVVQSMAKHQNDIAPGGNRATLTLADGSEISLTDASKGTIANQYGLVITKKADGQLLYEMSHQEMEHSEGYNTITTPLGGKYEVLLQDGTRVLLNSGSSVTYPLAFKKDSRRVTLKGEAYFEVAKDQHRPFFVSTPGIRNIPGQEIQVLGTHFNISAYADDDAYVTTLLEGSVKLSVLGARDGKILKPGQQAKVDEQQVKISDGDINAALAWKNDVFYMVDQPIENVMRQLSRWYNIEVSYAAAVPKIGFWAQISRRKKLSEVLDVLEQTNGVHFKIEGRKVIVMP; encoded by the coding sequence ATGGAAAATGCCAGACTAGCTTATTTATTACAGAAAGCTATTGAAGATGAAATCTCTGATGAGGAGCGTATGGAGATGCTGAATTTGATGGAAGACCCCAGTCAGGAAGAGGGTGTGAAACAACTTTTGTTTGATGCTTTTCAGCGCCCTAAGCCCTTGGAGGATGTAAGCGCATCTACAAGAAACCAAATACTGGAAGCGGTATTAAAATCCGACCCTGGAACATATAGGTCGAAAGTTGCTTTTCCAACTGGAGTTCAGAAATGGGCTATCGCCGCGGTTATTGCATTTATCTCCCTTTTTGCTGTATTTTTCATCATAAGCCGTAATGATCAGCCTGTGGTGGTTCAATCTATGGCAAAACATCAGAATGATATCGCTCCAGGTGGTAACCGGGCAACCCTGACCCTTGCAGATGGTTCTGAAATTTCATTGACGGATGCATCAAAGGGAACTATTGCCAATCAGTATGGTTTGGTCATTACAAAAAAGGCCGATGGTCAATTATTGTATGAAATGAGTCATCAGGAAATGGAGCATTCTGAAGGATACAATACCATAACGACACCCTTAGGTGGGAAATATGAGGTCTTACTACAGGACGGAACCCGGGTGTTACTTAATTCTGGATCATCAGTTACTTATCCTTTAGCTTTTAAAAAGGATAGCAGAAGAGTCACGTTAAAAGGTGAGGCTTATTTTGAAGTTGCCAAAGATCAGCATCGGCCATTCTTTGTCAGTACTCCAGGGATCAGAAATATTCCCGGCCAGGAAATTCAAGTACTTGGCACCCATTTTAACATCAGTGCTTACGCAGATGATGATGCTTATGTGACTACCCTCCTCGAGGGAAGTGTAAAGCTTTCTGTTTTAGGTGCTCGTGATGGAAAAATCCTTAAACCAGGACAACAGGCAAAGGTTGACGAGCAACAGGTAAAGATTTCTGATGGGGATATCAATGCGGCCCTGGCCTGGAAGAACGATGTTTTTTATATGGTTGATCAACCTATTGAAAATGTAATGCGTCAGTTAAGCAGGTGGTACAACATAGAGGTCAGTTATGCTGCTGCGGTCCCTAAAATCGGTTTTTGGGCTCAAATTTCCAGGCGGAAAAAACTATCCGAGGTGCTGGATGTACTCGAGCAAACTAATGGTGTCCATTTTAAAATTGAAGGAAGGAAGGTAATAGTTATGCCATAA
- a CDS encoding helix-turn-helix domain-containing protein, with protein MSSNIKVKRICEFCGNSFMARTTVTRFCSHICNSRYGKRKVRELKIQASEKQVVATVAATAKDVVAAEFLTVSEAARLLNISIRSIYNIIQTGRIKAVRLTPRKTLIKRVDIDLMLVLSEYQVPVLKARKKNPHPKYCYSMTEAQEVLNFSEKALWDLLKRNNIPKYRDGKFSYVLKSDLSGKCNCLLIRILI; from the coding sequence ATGAGTTCGAATATTAAGGTCAAAAGAATTTGTGAATTCTGCGGTAATAGCTTCATGGCAAGAACGACTGTGACCAGATTCTGCAGTCATATTTGTAACAGCAGGTATGGCAAACGAAAGGTCCGGGAACTCAAGATTCAGGCTTCTGAAAAACAAGTTGTAGCTACTGTAGCTGCTACTGCTAAAGATGTAGTCGCCGCTGAATTTTTAACGGTCAGTGAAGCTGCCAGGTTGTTGAATATTTCCATCAGAAGTATTTATAACATTATTCAGACAGGTAGGATAAAAGCGGTAAGATTAACTCCCCGAAAAACTTTGATTAAAAGAGTGGATATTGATTTGATGCTTGTACTTTCTGAATATCAAGTGCCTGTTCTGAAGGCACGTAAAAAGAACCCACATCCAAAGTATTGTTACTCTATGACTGAGGCGCAAGAGGTACTTAATTTTTCTGAGAAAGCATTATGGGATCTGTTAAAGAGGAATAACATTCCGAAATATCGTGACGGCAAGTTTAGTTACGTTTTGAAGTCTGATCTATCAGGAAAGTGCAATTGTTTGTTGATTAGAATCCTAATCTGA
- a CDS encoding DUF4870 domain-containing protein — protein sequence METNFNSSTDDGKTAAIVSYITLIGWLVAYFAMHKDKKTELGSFHLRQTLLLFLIVLGLNIGLSIFVAIMPFDAGLIYKLVYLGIFILWVIGFIGAIQGEKKEMPLIGKTAQTMFPNL from the coding sequence ATGGAAACAAACTTTAACTCATCAACAGACGATGGAAAGACGGCGGCAATTGTCAGCTACATCACCCTTATAGGATGGCTGGTGGCCTACTTTGCCATGCACAAAGACAAGAAAACAGAGCTGGGTAGTTTTCACCTCAGACAAACGCTGTTACTCTTTCTTATTGTACTTGGTTTAAATATTGGACTCAGCATTTTTGTTGCCATCATGCCTTTCGATGCAGGTCTGATCTATAAATTGGTCTATCTCGGAATATTTATCTTATGGGTAATCGGTTTTATCGGTGCGATCCAGGGAGAGAAAAAAGAAATGCCTTTGATTGGAAAAACGGCGCAAACCATGTTTCCAAATCTCTAG
- a CDS encoding triple tyrosine motif-containing protein produces METMPGTYCNDISSIEEDLQGNVWVSTLYGLSKYDRTVNKFTNYYSADGIGGNQFNPFSSCRLPDGTIIFGATHGLTFFNPVNVAVKRSFPLYFENLRIHSKIIKPYQGKTIIQHLTYNLDIQLNYDQNNFTISFSALDYSDFERVQYSYMMEGYDKYWIDANKNREAYYSYLPAGSYKFKVKMTNNDKSIIDAENSIEVRVSPAPWLSWWAFTIYFLLSSCVILLFIQATKRIKTTKKLALMAKYEKEKEQSINKMNMTFFANVSHEFRTPLTMVSGPIATLYNDHAITVENKQLLQIVNRSVNRMLKLINQLMDFNKLENYSLKLNVKKTDLMSELNQIVDIFKINAANKHIILNTHGFEDSFFMFLDADKLDK; encoded by the coding sequence ATGGAAACTATGCCTGGTACTTACTGCAACGATATATCCAGTATCGAGGAAGATCTTCAAGGAAACGTATGGGTCAGTACACTTTATGGCCTAAGTAAATACGATAGAACAGTAAATAAATTTACCAACTATTATTCAGCTGATGGGATTGGTGGAAACCAATTCAATCCATTTAGTTCTTGCCGGCTACCGGATGGCACTATTATCTTTGGTGCTACCCATGGCTTAACTTTTTTTAATCCTGTAAATGTAGCAGTCAAGAGAAGTTTCCCACTTTATTTTGAAAACCTGAGAATTCATAGCAAAATAATTAAACCTTATCAAGGCAAGACCATCATTCAACATTTGACCTATAACCTTGATATTCAACTAAATTACGATCAAAACAATTTTACCATTTCATTCTCGGCCCTTGACTATAGTGATTTCGAGCGGGTTCAATATTCCTATATGATGGAGGGATACGATAAATATTGGATTGATGCCAATAAAAATCGGGAAGCCTATTACTCCTATTTACCAGCAGGGAGCTATAAGTTTAAGGTGAAAATGACAAACAATGATAAATCAATTATTGATGCAGAGAATTCGATAGAAGTAAGAGTATCTCCAGCACCTTGGTTGAGCTGGTGGGCATTCACAATTTATTTTCTATTGTCCAGTTGCGTCATTCTATTATTTATCCAGGCAACAAAAAGGATAAAAACTACAAAAAAGCTTGCGCTTATGGCCAAATACGAGAAGGAAAAAGAGCAAAGTATTAACAAAATGAACATGACATTTTTCGCAAATGTCTCTCACGAATTTAGAACACCCTTAACCATGGTTTCTGGCCCTATTGCAACCTTATATAATGATCATGCCATTACAGTCGAAAACAAGCAGTTACTTCAGATCGTCAATAGAAGCGTTAATAGAATGTTGAAACTGATCAATCAGCTGATGGATTTTAATAAACTGGAAAACTATAGCTTAAAGTTAAACGTCAAAAAAACAGACCTCATGTCTGAGTTGAATCAAATAGTGGATATTTTCAAAATTAATGCAGCAAACAAGCATATCATCCTCAATACGCATGGCTTTGAAGATTCATTTTTTATGTTTCTTGATGCTGACAAACTGGATAAATAA
- a CDS encoding helix-turn-helix domain-containing protein, whose product MEPFSFEKLPEVIRILFEKVERIEELLLELRPKDPNENDILTIQEAANFLKISVAAIYTKVSRQEIPVSKPGKRLYFNKSDLKKWIIASRKKTVLEIRKEAEERMKILNKHKNFV is encoded by the coding sequence ATGGAACCATTTAGTTTTGAAAAACTTCCTGAAGTAATCAGAATCCTATTTGAGAAAGTAGAGCGCATTGAAGAATTACTCCTGGAACTACGTCCAAAAGATCCCAATGAAAACGATATTTTAACAATCCAGGAGGCTGCTAATTTCCTCAAGATCTCTGTAGCAGCCATATACACAAAAGTAAGCAGACAGGAGATCCCAGTAAGCAAGCCAGGAAAAAGGTTATACTTCAACAAGTCCGACCTAAAAAAATGGATCATTGCTTCGAGAAAAAAAACAGTTCTAGAAATTAGAAAAGAAGCAGAAGAGCGTATGAAGATCTTAAATAAGCATAAGAACTTTGTTTGA